CTATTTCGGGCAGGAATTCTGCTCCTTTCCTAATCTTTTAGATTCTCAAGGTTTATAAATAACTTAAGGATTTAGGCTGAGGAAGAAGGCATTTACTTTGGATTCACCTTACCTCTGCTATGGCCTTTGCATCACACCCTCGAGTGTGATTTTGAGACATGATGATGAAAATATGAGAGGATGACAAGAGATTTGTCAGAAAAATGAGGATGGGGGGAATTTGCCTCAGAGAATGTCAACTTACTGCTCTCAAATATCCTAGCTGAGCATAGGCAAAGGCTACCATTTTCTTGTGGGAAATTCTTGCAGAAATGAAAGTAAGcagagaaactttaaaaaaccaaaagcaacacaaaaaaatccaactaaGGCAGATGTATGATTCAGCCTTGTAGGAGAGAATGTATAAGCTAACAAAATAAGACATTTGGCTAATACAAAGTGGATAGTGGatcaaacagcaaaaaataccAAAGCAATGTTTCTTTAGCAACCATGTTGATGTTACCAATAAGCTTCATCACTCATATGACAGAGTAATCATTAACATTAGATGCAACTGTTTCCCTTCTGATCTAGTGATGACTTTTAATGAAGTAATTAATCCTTAACATTACCAACTTTCAAGTATTTCCTGTCTTTTAACACAACTgatttagttttgctttctgaagatgTATTACACCACTTTTCCAAGATATAGAAGTACTTCTTGTCCAAGTTTgctaggctttttttttttttttaagattgatGTACTCATTCACTTTCTCTTGTAGTACAATTAGCTAGATTTACTTGATACAAATGCAGGCTTATAAAATACAAcacttttctttacattttcttggCTTCGTTAACGTTTCCATCCACTATTTATTGTAACTTAAATCTTTCTGAGTACGGCAGTTACTGTTTATTTGGAATTATGAACACTCAGTTTTGAACTTTAATATATGAGCAATAGTTTGTTGGATGATGACTTCATTTGCAGTTGAACTGAAAAAATGACAATAGTTCTCTACTTCTCATGTGTGTACAACATAAAAATTTCATCAGTTTATGCCTAAGGAAACTGCCTCATTCATCTGGGAAGTCAAAACTGCAATCTGTAAAAGGACTATTAATGCAACTTTCATCCTTTATGACAGGCTCTAAGGAAAGCAATGCATGCACAGGTTGTGCACGTTTATTCCTGCTGCATGAAGGGTAAAATTCTCCCCTGGGTGTGGGTAAGAGAGGCTGACTTGTGTGACGCTAGTCACACCTTACAGCAATCCTGAAAGGTGCTCAAGGAAGACGGAGGACTGGAATACTCAGAATACTCAGCTGGAACAGAGCCGAACTTCTGGAAAGGAGGGAAGAGTCCACCAGACCAGCATTCACATGGGGTAACTGGAAACCATTCTTTAAGAGCTCCGAAGTAACACCAATCATGAATTTTTGACTGATGTACTGCATAAGCTTCCACGGAAATCTTCAGTTCCTGTGGCTGCCTGTTACGTTCCTGAAAttcatccttttaaaataagttcCAAATACTTTAGAGTTAACTTGCAATGTGCTATTACTCTAATCTTTACAGTAATACTTTAATTTATTTGATAGAGTATGTTTTGTGTTAATCTAAATACTTAGCAATGGGATTTTAATTAGCCAATGTATTATACGAACATATGGGATTCTTTAATAAACTGACTAGACAGCAAGGCAACATTTATCTTGCCTGTAAGAAGTCTGTGAAATTCCTTGTAGGGTCCAGTGCAAAGCAGTCACTAGtagttatatatataatgtataaatTTGATAGCCTGCCCCCCAGCTAAGTGCACTTTTTTCACTaaggaaagtattttcaaactCTTATTTATCTCAAAACAAATGGAATGCGATTGCTAAATTGTTTTATCTTTCGTGGGTTTATTTAGAATACTTAAATGTAAACTTCTTATAACGAACCTAAGACAACAAACCTTTGCAGAATTACAAGGTTTTGCTTTCAGAGGTGGGAGGGTGTAGAAGGGAAGCACACAATCCCCTTTCTCTGGAAAGTAGGTCATCAAAATGACCGTGAAAAAAAGAGCTTtactggaaaaagaaaccaagccATGACATACTTGTGCTGTTATCTGCTAGATCCCTCATTCACCTTCTAGTGGCCTGTCTACCACCAGCGTGTACAAAAATGCTCCCCTGGGTCTCCtgaaaaactgcaaaggaaatCTTTCTGGCTTCTCTCCGAGGTCATTCAAACTACCCTTCCATTGTCTTCACATGACAGCTTCCATTCTGTGAGACTGAGgaaattttttccaaaaaacaaGTGGGAGAAGTAAAtgtaaatgctttctttagTATTAATTTAGAATATTATTAAGTATTCTTATTATATTGAAGAACAAATTATATGACATGAAAAGTAATGGAGTCTTTGGCTCAAGTTTTCTACAGCACTGAAGTAGCTGACAATGCTACTGTTGAATCTTTCATTTATTCTCAGATATAGGGTTAAGAATAAACATATATTATGCTCAGgttatataaacatatatatttccCCTAATAATTCCTGTAGCAATAAcatcaacttttttctttttaccttgaAGTCGTTCAtcagttattattttattagtttGATTCCAGGTACTGtcaataaatattattttcttcagtttagtGCCTTCAGTCCTGTTGCTTGAAATGCAttcatttagatttttttcttctgtaggttctatttttgcttgtttaagAAATGGCTCTCTGGAACAGTCATCGTCATTATCACAAACACCTTTCTTAGTGTACTTTTGGAGATGGAAAGCAATGTCTTTCACTGAAACTGAATTGGGGCCAGGAAATATAAGTGCTatctaaatgaagaaaagaaagaactgtGAGTGTAAACAAAGTCTAATAAAACACCAGGAATCTCTTCATTAAAGGTATTTTCTATCCCCACCCATAAACATTTAAGTCAGGACAAGATGAAAAAGTATCTCTTAAAATAACGAATGAAGATACTTATTAGAGATCTTATTAATTAAATACTACCAACTCTAATGCTTCTGTGAAGAAGTTTTTTCAGTCAAGACAACAGCGTCAGTGCCTGAGAAAGTTCAGATTTCACTTGTCATTGCAGTATACGGGACAGGAAGGCCATAAAGAATAGTTTCTAATTTCATTCACAAATATTGTATCAGAATAAATAATCTCTTCTGCATCTATTACATGTCTCATAAATATCTTACATGAAAAAGACCAGTGATGGCCCTACTCAGAATTTTTTCAGTAGCTTAGTGCAGCATTCACAATCTGTGACTTGGAAAGCCTGGACCATACAAAGTCACTGCAACCTCTTCTTGCTTTTGCCCACCTTCCCTACggctctttctgctttttttcagcttcctgcCTCTTTGCCACCTATGCTTTCCTTCATGGCTCATTCCCTGAATAACGTCTCTATGACATATGTGTATTACCCTCTACTTCACGTGATCCAAGTGTTAACTATTACATCAAACGTGTAAATATTAGATTTCAGATTAATCACACCATTTAAATGTTTACAGCTCAGTTTTTTCAGGCTGTGTGCTGACCAGCTATTGACAGACAATAGCTCCATTTTAGTAAGTTTCCTCTATAACAGCGaatgttaaaaatgttaaggaattttaaatactgcagcTACTGACTATGATGAGCACAACACCTAACTGCTGTTTAACTTGCTGTATCATGTATTttggtaaaatatttcttatagtACACAATAAATCAAATTATCCATTCTCTAAGGGGGTGAACATAGGAAATTCATGGTGGTTAGACAGTGCTACAGTTTTTCTAAGCTCTGGAGGACAGTCCAGAACcactgtgtgtgtatttgtagGCCCAAGCTTTATGCGAGTGCAAGATGGAGTAAAGTGGATTAATAGAACAGCGcttccctcctgcttcctcccAGCAGAGTTTGTTATGACTGCAGGAGGAAGTGCAGAAGATACATCTGCATTTCCCCGTCTCCCCAGCACAAAGCCCATCTAGCTATACAGAATTTCTTACttcatgtcttttttcttcatattctgGAATGCAAGGGTATTTATAAATTGTAACATCATCAGGTGCCAGAAGCTTCGCATGCACAGCAGTGCTTTTGCCATCTGTTTCATTTGGGTGTTTAATAATGTCAATCTTCAAAGGTAACTACagtaagacagaaagaaaaaaaagaaataagcaatACTTATAATCTTATTTCCAGGTACAAAAATTTACGCAAAATCTGGGAGGAATCCCTATACCATGTAATTAAGAGATATttgacaatttttaaaaatgtttttattttaataggttTAGAACTAAACTAGAGACAAGTGACAAGAAGCACCTGTTACATTCTCTCAGTTCATGTAAATACCCAAGTATGCAATGAATGCAATTTGgaatgctgcagcagcagcagcgtggtAAAACCTCTAGAAATAGCATCAATAAGGTAAATAAGATGTGATATTAATTTAAGCAATATAATGGTCCTAAATATGAATACTTATGTTCACCTTATTGCAAAAATGGccatttcaatgaaaatacaCCTAAATCTCCTAGGTCTAATTTCCAAAGTACTTCTAGAGTATTTTCACGATGCTTTCAAACTACAGAGTGTCTCCAAATGCATTTTAGTTCTCAGGTAGGtgattttgcaaaatgtatCAGTCCTCTTTGATGGTTTCTCCAAGTATTTTAGCTGAAAGGCATTATACTTTTTCGTATTTGTATTTTGAGGGTGCTCATCTGAATTATACTAGCATGACATTTAGGAATGTCTTTTAGCTCACGTTTTATGTAAAAATCACTCTTGGTTATGGGaaaatcatattttttgtttgcaatatACTCTGTTCTGGCCAGAGTTCTTAGAAACTGAAGAATAAAGgtaacacctttttttctgtaaagaaacatTTAAGAACTAAGTGCACGACAAGCTGGCTGACTTCAGCTTATGTTCTCATCTGGTAGATACATAAATGTTTATGGGAGGACTGGAACACTGTCAATGTTTGTAAATGTAATCCCTCAAATAAgaacaataattttatttaagtgtAGTTTATTCACACTTATACCTGCATTAAAGATAAGCACCCATAAAGAAtgaataagaaaagaaatggtcACAGACAGACTATCTGTCTCCAGAAACTAAAAGGTACaagaatattattaaaaaatctaTAAGAAATATTAACCTTCACAGTTGGAATTTCTTTGGTAGGGACAGTTTCAACAGGAACAAAGCACGTGTAACAATAAAACATCCTTGAACTGCTGCATCGGGGGCATTTTGATCTCCCactcttttttgccttttccagtaCTTCTTGTGATGCTAACTGTAATTGTTGAAGTGGGTTATCTTGAAGCGATGATGGAGTCTGCAGTTCTAGACTTTCCAAAcattcagtatttcttctttgtccctgacagttttcttcatttaaaagcGCAGATGAATTTAAAGACATGGTTAGCTGAAACAGACAATATGTTGTAACTGTTATATAAAAAATTCAATATACTATGAATTAATTCACTGGAAACGAATCCGTATGATCCTGTTTAGCAAAAAATACTCATCAAGGAAGGCAATTCCTGTaagagaaagaataataaaatagtcTGATTCAGTTGTTATTGCACCAAGAACTCCAAAAGGATTTCAGGAGAGCATGAGATAAATGGCTAGAAAGAATGGAGATCTGTATCCTTAATGCACACATATAGCTATTCATTTTACTAAGTTATCCCACTCACTTAACTCATGCAGAATTATATTTATTGGTAGGATCAGTGTCTAAAAGATTGTGAAAACACTGGTAGACATGTTTACCTGGATGAGCAGTCCCATTAGTCTTTTGAATGACTATTGACAATGAATTAAATGTCTACAGGACAGAAATCAGTAAGAGAAAAGTTAATTGTACAAATTTAGATCTCTATCCTGAAATGTATTTGTGTGGGGGCAAACCAGCCTACCTGAATGCAACCTCTGTTGACAGAACTttgtgaaacagaagaaatcttCCACGAGCAAGGCCTGAGGCTGAAAAATTAAGTCTCAAGAGCTAAAGCACAGCATTGGTGTTCCATATACCAGAGAGCGAGTGCTGACCCAGCCTGGACTCATTCTGCAAGTTTGTATTTATTCAGTAACattgatgcatttttttcaggctttcttcAGGACAGATGTCTCACCCTCTAGCATAAAATTTTCACTGTGTAGTCTGAGTAATGTATCAAAAACCTCACTGTACGCCCACACCCGATCCAGACAGAATTAATATTGCTGTGTGCAGAGATTCATAGTCACAGTTTTAGTGAAACCCTTCAGACTAGATCACTCGGGGTCCTCTCTAGTCTTCAAAAGAGCCCACAGCCAGGAGCCCGCAGTAGTTACAAACTGCCCTTTGCACTCTGTGCTGCATGACTTTAAACTAAAAAAGTAGTTCTCAGTATTTAATTTCAGCTAATTTAGGTTTACTTTTCATGTCAAGGATCACACTTGTGAAATGATGTAACAAAACAGTCACgcttaacaaaaacaaacaaacaagaattcCTGAGATGTGATCCAAAATTAAGTGTTTAAATAAAGCCAAGTgtaatttaattgaaaaataacgaaaacaaaacacttggcTAACTTTccaacaaaaatttaaaattaatcccAGAAAAACGAGTTGTTATTTTCTGGTAAAATTAAATACTCATGCATGCTATGATACCCTCCCCCGCCAACAAGCTCCAACTTCTGAAAGGTCAGGGATGTCCATTCAAATGAACACAAAATCTAATACGCATACAAATTTCCTAGTGCAATTGGCTTTTAAATATCTCAGCCATGAAGCAAATATACAGACTAACCCATACCATTATCAAGTTTCCCCATGAAGCGAAGAGGGCGAGAGGCCCTGTAATTTGACATGCATTCCCAGCCTGCAAACCGATTCTTTTCAGTGTGATGCCTTACGGCACTGCGGGGTTCAGCTGTGACACCCCCAAGCACGTTCATTATTGACACTGCCAAGAGATAGGCTGCTCTAAGGGCAGAGGAAAACCTTTGTGGTCTCAAAATAATTGCCGTTTGCCAAGTTACAGCACTATACGTACCGTAAGCTTTTTTAGAAAGACAGCAATAGTTTACACGACTTTTAAGAGCTGAATCTTGATTCAGTCATACGATTTTGAGACTGTAACAACTCCATCCACACGACCCTGATAACCGCTGCTGCCGGAGGCTGCCCCTACGCTCTGGCTGCGGTCCCAGGACAGCCTCCGCCTCTCTCAGGACTGGGGGTTTGTGCACGGTTCGTGCGGTGCCCAAGGCACGCTCACCCCCGGCGCTGCCGTGCGCCCACcctgccccccggcccgccAGGCAGCCTGTCACCCAGGCGGCGCGGCCTCGGCCTGCGGGGTACCGGCCCCGGGGCGCAGCGGCCGCCCCGCACGGCGAGCGCGGCCCGGCAGGGTGCGGGGAGCTGCCGGGGCACAGGCCTTTGCGCCTGGGATGCTCCGCGGGAGCTGCCGAGGCGTGACCGCCCCAGCCCCTGTCACCGCAGGACACCGAGGCCTCCGAGGGCGGAGCGCGGCCCCCCTCCCGCGGGCGGCCCTGCCGGCGGCCGGGGCCCACCCGCCGCGGGGAGAGCTGTCGCACCGCCCCcaggccccgccgcccccgcctgccccccacgggccgggggctgccggccgcgcgcggcccccgccgctcccTCCCCCAAACGCTGCGGCCTCCGTGCcctggcggcgggcgggcagctCCGCACCGCGCCGTTCCTCACCCGCTCCCTCGGCTCCAGCCCCTCGGCGGGCCGCCGCTCGCCGAACAGGGCCGCCCGCCTCTTCTGCGGCCCCCACAGGCCCCGGAACGAAAGTGTCGGGCTCGGCCGGCGCGGGAAGGCGGGGGCCGGAAGAGCGCGCGCGGCACGGTGCCCTGCGGCGGGAGCGCTCCGGGCGGCCCTGAGGGGCGGCGCGCGCGGGCGGGTGGCGgttgctgcctgcagccccgcGCGGGTGACTGACAGAGGGACTGACTCCGACTGACATTGACTGACTGACTGATGGACTCTGACTGACACCAGTTGACTGACTGACACCGACTGACTGACTGACTCTGACTGACCGACTGACATTGACTGACTGACTCTGACCTCGACTGACTGACACCGACTGACACTGACTGACTGGCACTGACTAACACCGACTGACCAACACTGACTGACTGATACCGACAGACTGacactgactgactgactgacacCGACTGACCCACTGACTGACCCCAACTGACTGACTTGACACCGACTGACTGACAGACACTCACTGACTGACTGACACTGACTGACTCACTGAtactgactgactgactgacaccgactgactgactgactgactgactcACTGATACcgactgactgactgactgactgacacCAACTGACTGATGGACACTGACAGTGCGGCCTGAGGGCCCTTGGCCggcacagcagcccccactTTGCCAGAGGACGAGGGCTCggagcagctggaggcagggtgGTTCCTGAGGGTTTGTCTCTGCCGTTGGATTTGGTGTTTATCTGAGGACCTCCCACCCCAAACCAGCTTTTCCATGTTTTGTGTCGCATAAGCCTGAGCAGAAACCCCATACCCTTTCCAGCAGGTTTCTGCCCCGGCCCCAGGTTTTCCCAGCCCGTGTGAAACACTCCCTGCACTTTACTCTCCTTGACGCCTTTCCGCCATGGGCGGTGGTACTGCTCTGCAGGGTC
This genomic stretch from Falco naumanni isolate bFalNau1 chromosome 7, bFalNau1.pat, whole genome shotgun sequence harbors:
- the DTWD1 gene encoding tRNA-uridine aminocarboxypropyltransferase 1 isoform X2, encoding MSLNSSALLNEENCQGQRRNTECLESLELQTPSSLQDNPLQQLQLASQEVLEKAKKSGRSKCPRCSSSRMFYCYTCFVPVETVPTKEIPTVKIALIFPGPNSVSVKDIAFHLQKYTKKGVCDNDDDCSREPFLKQAKIEPTEEKNLNECISSNRTEGTKLKKIIFIDSTWNQTNKIITDERLQGLLQIELKTRKTCFWRHQKGKPDTYLSTIEAIYYFLVDYHQEILKENYKGQYDNLLFFFSFMYTLIKNAKCCAGKE
- the DTWD1 gene encoding tRNA-uridine aminocarboxypropyltransferase 1 isoform X1: MSLNSSALLNEENCQGQRRNTECLESLELQTPSSLQDNPLQQLQLASQEVLEKAKKSGRSKCPRCSSSRMFYCYTCFVPVETVPTKEIPTVKLPLKIDIIKHPNETDGKSTAVHAKLLAPDDVTIYKYPCIPEYEEKRHEIALIFPGPNSVSVKDIAFHLQKYTKKGVCDNDDDCSREPFLKQAKIEPTEEKNLNECISSNRTEGTKLKKIIFIDSTWNQTNKIITDERLQGLLQIELKTRKTCFWRHQKGKPDTYLSTIEAIYYFLVDYHQEILKENYKGQYDNLLFFFSFMYTLIKNAKCCAGKE